In Devosia sp. XK-2, one DNA window encodes the following:
- a CDS encoding helix-turn-helix domain-containing protein, translating to MQPSFSIATFADASEQERGLKDWRQRYTQMGSGRFDGSVTQLDFGRVSVSEERLNVSVAETTSPPVGKVVLILPASDQSRINGAPREAPGFLHAGGHEISVVTASQTQGYYVTLEAADLPGLDLRRTGPLCSIEAYPGAHELSAWISSVLATAPEGLRRSPRELGKVLPGYIVDRVSDLCAFLSGMEHKQLTETYAQSVVRRARRHVDAMPHSELSVAALVRSMDLPEHVVRSAFVQAVGVSPRIWLRHIRLDGARRAMLNPEDARRGVAEIAMENGFYHLGRFAAYYTQTFHELPIETIRSVIG from the coding sequence GTGCAACCGAGCTTTTCAATTGCCACATTTGCTGATGCGTCCGAGCAGGAGCGTGGGCTCAAGGACTGGCGTCAGCGCTATACGCAGATGGGCAGTGGGCGCTTTGACGGGAGTGTGACGCAGCTCGATTTTGGCCGGGTCAGTGTCAGCGAAGAGCGGCTCAATGTCAGCGTTGCCGAAACCACTTCTCCGCCGGTCGGCAAGGTGGTGTTGATCTTACCAGCTTCGGATCAAAGTCGGATCAATGGTGCGCCGCGGGAGGCGCCCGGTTTCCTGCATGCCGGCGGGCACGAGATCAGTGTGGTCACAGCGTCGCAAACGCAAGGCTATTACGTGACACTGGAGGCTGCTGACCTTCCCGGGCTCGACCTGCGGCGTACAGGACCTCTATGCAGCATTGAGGCTTATCCCGGCGCACATGAGCTCAGTGCATGGATTTCGTCGGTGCTGGCCACGGCGCCCGAGGGGCTGAGGCGGTCACCTCGCGAACTCGGCAAGGTGCTGCCGGGCTATATCGTCGACAGGGTCTCCGATCTTTGCGCGTTCCTTTCGGGCATGGAGCACAAGCAGTTGACGGAGACCTATGCGCAATCGGTTGTCCGGCGGGCGCGGCGCCATGTCGATGCAATGCCTCATTCGGAATTGAGCGTTGCGGCGCTGGTTCGCTCCATGGACTTGCCGGAGCATGTGGTGAGAAGCGCCTTCGTGCAGGCTGTGGGCGTGAGTCCGCGTATCTGGCTGCGCCATATCCGGTTGGACGGGGCGCGCCGCGCCATGCTGAACCCGGAAGACGCCCGGCGAGGTGTCGCGGAGATCGCCATGGAAAATGGCTTCTATCACCTGGGGCGCTTCGCCGCCTATTACACGCAAACCTTCCATGAATTGCCGATTGAAACGATCCGCAGCGTCATTGGATAG
- a CDS encoding amine dehydrogenase large subunit, which translates to MVKKISVLTCTAVLAALAAPAGIWAQDDTFVPETLSAKERVDPGPKVFVNVQNWGGGPSLVRFYSADDLSLVGTVNGGAQSHFALSRDGKTVYMVSGFYSRLSSGTGEHVLQVFDVDTATLTKEIQLPVKVTQYTDDAALMQLSADEKYAYIQNATPATSVTVVDLEKGEVVQEVPSPGCFGIYPTLEGHAYSTICGDGTFNTMTLSADGTSFESEKSEVIFDPQDDPIYLSFDRAGSDLLFISYKGVVHRLSDGDGVITQVSTAPIADGIEGDWGTSGYTVVSYNEPNGILFVPMASGRHDGSHYHGAEEIWAYDLENSKLLYRSPVDSLNALITTDDAVPTLFGLSLQTGLVTKYEVDPEAKFVAKKVAEHDAGGFATTLVAKP; encoded by the coding sequence ATGGTCAAAAAAATCTCGGTCCTGACATGCACGGCCGTGCTGGCCGCGCTTGCCGCCCCGGCCGGCATATGGGCCCAGGACGACACTTTTGTTCCCGAGACGCTCTCGGCCAAGGAGCGCGTTGATCCGGGCCCGAAAGTTTTTGTCAACGTACAGAACTGGGGTGGCGGGCCGAGTCTGGTCCGCTTCTATTCGGCCGACGATCTTTCGCTTGTCGGAACCGTCAATGGCGGCGCCCAGAGCCATTTCGCGCTCTCCCGGGATGGCAAGACGGTCTATATGGTTTCGGGCTTCTATAGCCGCCTGAGCTCAGGCACGGGCGAGCATGTGCTGCAGGTCTTCGACGTCGATACGGCGACCCTGACCAAGGAAATCCAGCTTCCCGTCAAGGTAACCCAATATACGGACGATGCGGCCCTGATGCAGCTCAGCGCCGACGAGAAATATGCCTATATCCAGAATGCCACTCCGGCCACTTCGGTCACTGTAGTTGATCTGGAGAAAGGCGAAGTGGTTCAGGAAGTGCCCTCGCCCGGATGCTTCGGTATCTACCCGACCCTGGAAGGCCACGCCTATTCCACCATATGCGGAGACGGCACCTTCAATACCATGACGCTGAGTGCCGACGGCACGAGCTTCGAGTCGGAAAAGAGCGAGGTCATCTTCGACCCTCAGGACGACCCCATCTACCTGTCCTTCGATCGGGCCGGCAGCGATCTGCTCTTTATTTCCTATAAAGGCGTCGTTCATCGCCTCTCTGACGGTGACGGTGTGATCACCCAAGTTTCGACCGCTCCGATTGCCGATGGCATTGAGGGCGATTGGGGCACGTCAGGCTATACCGTTGTCAGCTACAACGAACCCAATGGCATCCTCTTCGTGCCTATGGCATCGGGCCGCCATGACGGCTCGCACTACCACGGCGCCGAAGAAATCTGGGCCTATGACCTGGAGAATAGCAAGCTTCTCTACCGCTCGCCGGTGGACAGCCTCAACGCGCTCATCACCACCGACGACGCCGTCCCAACCCTATTTGGCCTCAGCCTGCAGACGGGTCTGGTGACCAAATATGAGGTGGATCCAGAAGCCAAATTCGTTGCCAAAAAGGTAGCCGAACACGATGCGGGCGGCTTCGCCACAACCCTGGTCGCCAAGCCATGA
- a CDS encoding MauE/DoxX family redox-associated membrane protein, whose translation MIEVNPASLVAAALTVFISLIFARAAWHKMGEFTEFTGFVADYRLLPEPLVIPVSYGIVAAEVVAVALQFIPAGRPFGLAIAVAMLLLYGYSMAVNIRRGRITIECGCGGAAQPLSWALVARNGLLAAFGLLATALPMGSLGPADAVAAIVSGFALWVAYLLIEQILSNASLARLTR comes from the coding sequence ATGATCGAGGTGAACCCTGCCTCCCTTGTCGCCGCAGCGCTCACGGTTTTCATCAGCCTGATCTTCGCCCGGGCGGCCTGGCACAAAATGGGCGAGTTCACCGAGTTCACCGGCTTCGTCGCCGATTATCGGCTCCTGCCCGAACCACTTGTGATCCCGGTCTCCTATGGCATCGTCGCGGCAGAGGTCGTGGCCGTGGCGCTGCAATTTATCCCCGCTGGCCGGCCATTTGGCCTGGCCATCGCGGTCGCAATGCTGCTGCTCTATGGGTACTCCATGGCCGTCAATATCCGTCGGGGTCGCATCACCATCGAATGCGGCTGTGGCGGTGCCGCGCAACCCCTCTCCTGGGCACTGGTCGCCCGCAACGGTCTCCTCGCCGCCTTCGGTCTTCTCGCCACGGCCCTGCCTATGGGATCGCTTGGGCCGGCCGATGCCGTGGCGGCTATCGTCTCGGGCTTTGCGCTCTGGGTGGCCTACCTCCTCATCGAACAGATCCTGTCCAATGCGTCCCTCGCCCGGCTCACCCGCTGA
- the mauD gene encoding methylamine dehydrogenase accessory protein MauD: MTLVYFALTILFALVIALTVGLLALGRQVGVLFERVSPMGALVNDSGPEVGQQTPLFSLPSLTGGTVNLGPKPGKATLVFFLSPTCPVCKKLLPVIDSVRKAESHWLDVVLASDGQKAQHERFIETAKLGDYPYVVSTELGLAYRVARLPYAVLFDQHGTIRAKGLINSREQFDSLFNAYDMKVASIQSYIDQQPAVQH, from the coding sequence ATGACACTTGTCTATTTTGCCCTCACCATCCTCTTTGCCCTGGTCATCGCGCTGACCGTCGGCCTCCTCGCCCTGGGACGCCAGGTCGGCGTTCTCTTCGAGCGCGTCTCACCCATGGGCGCCCTGGTCAACGACTCTGGTCCCGAAGTCGGTCAGCAGACGCCGCTGTTCAGCCTGCCCAGCCTCACCGGCGGCACCGTCAATCTCGGCCCCAAGCCAGGCAAGGCCACGCTGGTTTTCTTCCTCTCGCCCACATGTCCGGTCTGCAAGAAGCTGCTGCCCGTCATCGACTCGGTACGCAAGGCAGAGTCGCACTGGCTCGACGTGGTTTTGGCCAGCGACGGACAGAAGGCCCAGCACGAGCGCTTCATCGAAACGGCTAAGCTCGGCGATTACCCCTATGTCGTCTCGACCGAACTGGGTCTGGCCTATCGCGTCGCCCGCCTGCCCTACGCGGTGCTCTTCGACCAGCACGGGACCATCCGCGCCAAGGGCCTGATCAATAGCCGCGAGCAATTCGACAGCCTCTTCAATGCCTATGACATGAAGGTTGCCTCGATCCAATCCTACATCGACCAGCAGCCGGCGGTTCAGCACTAG
- a CDS encoding methylamine dehydrogenase light chain, with protein sequence MAKMIDRLLGWMDDAAENRTRNIAHRAGRRSFLQKAGWALVGGTILPMLPYDNSNGLAYARGLGEPDELPEDCEYWRYCSLHGSLCSQCGGSVTQCPPGTQPSKVAWVGTCRNPNDDKDYLVSYNDCCGKGGGCGEGCSRQEGDRPGYLMGLASESSWCQANDNKGIHCTVAIVVGLAE encoded by the coding sequence ATGGCTAAAATGATCGACAGATTGCTCGGCTGGATGGATGACGCCGCCGAGAACCGCACCCGCAACATTGCCCATCGCGCCGGTCGCCGCAGTTTCCTGCAAAAAGCCGGCTGGGCCCTGGTGGGTGGCACTATCCTGCCCATGCTGCCCTATGACAATTCCAACGGCCTCGCTTATGCCCGCGGCTTGGGCGAACCCGATGAATTGCCCGAGGATTGCGAATACTGGCGCTATTGTTCCCTGCATGGCTCGCTCTGTAGCCAGTGCGGCGGTTCCGTAACCCAGTGCCCTCCAGGCACCCAACCGTCCAAGGTCGCCTGGGTCGGCACGTGTCGCAATCCCAATGACGACAAGGACTATCTCGTCTCCTACAACGACTGCTGCGGCAAGGGCGGCGGATGTGGCGAAGGCTGCTCGCGCCAGGAAGGGGATCGCCCGGGCTATCTCATGGGCCTGGCCAGCGAATCGAGCTGGTGCCAGGCCAATGACAACAAAGGCATCCACTGCACCGTCGCGATCGTGGTGGGATTGGCCGAATGA
- a CDS encoding cytochrome c — protein sequence MADDTGQALFIDNCSGCHQLGGVGQPGLAPPLIDGPLWENLGPRSPDYLAGVLVGGLTGTISAGGQTFIGLAMPPQDWMTDAEMQAVADYVLNELNGLDADLTLDTFAAARAAPLSHAELRAQRKEASP from the coding sequence ATGGCAGATGATACCGGACAGGCCTTGTTCATCGACAATTGCAGCGGCTGCCATCAATTGGGTGGCGTCGGCCAGCCCGGCCTTGCGCCACCGCTGATCGACGGACCGCTTTGGGAAAATCTGGGCCCCCGCAGTCCCGATTATCTGGCTGGGGTTCTGGTGGGCGGCCTGACGGGCACCATCTCTGCCGGCGGGCAGACTTTTATCGGCCTCGCCATGCCGCCGCAGGACTGGATGACCGATGCCGAGATGCAGGCGGTGGCCGATTACGTGCTCAACGAGCTCAACGGCCTGGACGCCGATCTCACCCTCGATACCTTTGCCGCGGCGCGTGCCGCCCCGCTTTCCCACGCCGAACTTCGCGCCCAGCGCAAGGAAGCTTCCCCATGA
- a CDS encoding branched-chain amino acid ABC transporter permease, with product MTTDAFERRTRSGRLTVGAAAVVLLVLALLPGLASGIVIDKLTTLFIYVLLAVMWNLLAGYAGLVSVGQQAFFGIGGYLALRLVDAGVTPYLALFMGALGAGLVAVPISTFALRLKGGEFAIGTWVIAEVLRIVVMFDPLVQGETGTSLLALNALDPDLRRNFTYWLGLGSMALVLGATWWLLRSRIGVAAQAIRDDEQAAASIGIEVMRIKQIIFVLAAFGCALAGTIWLASAITFLPRTNFGVQWTVFMLFMVLVGGLKTFEGPIIGAVIFFLLQEIFGDLGVWYLSGLGVIAVGFALYLPNGLWGAWRQRMGIAHPS from the coding sequence ATGACCACTGATGCTTTCGAGCGCCGGACCCGTTCGGGCCGCCTGACGGTGGGGGCCGCCGCAGTTGTTCTATTGGTGTTGGCCCTGCTTCCGGGCCTGGCCAGCGGCATTGTGATCGACAAGCTCACGACCTTGTTCATCTATGTACTCCTGGCCGTCATGTGGAACCTGTTGGCCGGCTATGCGGGGCTGGTTTCGGTCGGCCAGCAGGCCTTCTTCGGCATAGGCGGCTATCTGGCGCTAAGGCTGGTGGATGCCGGGGTCACGCCCTATCTGGCGCTGTTCATGGGGGCCTTGGGGGCGGGCCTTGTTGCTGTCCCCATCTCCACTTTTGCCTTGCGTCTCAAGGGCGGCGAATTTGCCATCGGCACCTGGGTTATCGCCGAGGTGCTGCGCATCGTGGTGATGTTCGACCCGCTGGTGCAGGGGGAAACCGGCACGTCCCTGCTGGCGCTCAATGCCCTCGATCCCGACCTCAGGCGCAATTTCACCTATTGGCTGGGATTGGGCAGTATGGCCCTGGTGCTCGGGGCCACCTGGTGGCTATTGCGCAGCCGCATCGGCGTGGCCGCGCAGGCCATCCGCGACGATGAGCAGGCCGCTGCCTCTATCGGCATCGAGGTCATGCGGATCAAGCAGATCATCTTCGTGCTGGCCGCCTTCGGCTGCGCGCTGGCCGGAACGATCTGGCTGGCCAGTGCCATCACCTTCCTGCCGCGCACCAATTTCGGGGTGCAGTGGACGGTCTTCATGCTGTTCATGGTGCTGGTGGGCGGACTTAAGACCTTTGAAGGCCCTATCATTGGCGCAGTGATTTTTTTCCTGTTGCAGGAAATTTTCGGCGATCTGGGCGTGTGGTATCTTAGTGGCCTTGGGGTCATCGCGGTGGGATTTGCGCTCTATCTCCCCAATGGGCTCTGGGGCGCTTGGCGGCAGCGCATGGGCATTGCCCATCCGTCCTGA
- a CDS encoding branched-chain amino acid ABC transporter permease, which translates to MLDALIQGVLLGGYYAILAAGLSLMFGVIRFINLAHGDLAIFGAYLVLFAVEVLGLPVWWAVAAVIPVMAALGWVLQATLFARTIRGGFLLPLLTTFGLGAVLQNGMFGLFGSDTKSLGNHIGSLSWASWQLPFGISVGQLPVITFLVAVGVLGTLQLVLSFTRLGRAIRATASDPEAAELCGIDARAVHRMAAAIAVALAGLAGAFLAMRAQINPYAGPAQLIFAFEAVVIGGIGSLWGTLVGGIVLGVAQSFGATISAQGFQLAGHLVFLGVLGARLYLAHSRNLGGWRSLLKMPASPLKPATSEGRS; encoded by the coding sequence ATGCTTGACGCATTGATTCAGGGCGTATTGCTCGGCGGATATTACGCCATCCTCGCTGCCGGATTATCGCTGATGTTCGGCGTCATCCGCTTCATCAACCTGGCCCATGGCGACCTGGCCATTTTTGGCGCCTATCTGGTGCTGTTTGCCGTTGAAGTGCTCGGACTGCCTGTATGGTGGGCCGTTGCTGCGGTCATCCCGGTTATGGCGGCGCTGGGCTGGGTGCTGCAGGCGACACTTTTTGCGCGCACGATCCGGGGCGGTTTCCTACTGCCCTTGCTCACCACTTTCGGGCTCGGCGCCGTGCTGCAGAACGGCATGTTCGGGCTGTTCGGCTCGGATACGAAATCGCTGGGCAATCATATCGGCAGCCTGTCCTGGGCGAGCTGGCAGCTACCGTTCGGCATCAGCGTGGGCCAATTGCCGGTCATCACCTTCCTCGTCGCAGTGGGGGTTCTGGGGACATTGCAGCTCGTGTTGAGCTTCACCAGGCTGGGGCGGGCCATCCGGGCGACCGCCAGCGATCCCGAAGCGGCCGAGCTTTGCGGTATCGATGCGCGCGCCGTGCACCGTATGGCCGCAGCCATAGCCGTGGCCCTGGCCGGTCTTGCGGGAGCCTTTCTGGCCATGCGTGCCCAGATCAATCCCTATGCCGGCCCGGCGCAATTGATCTTTGCCTTCGAGGCCGTGGTCATCGGCGGCATCGGCTCGCTTTGGGGCACTTTGGTAGGCGGTATTGTTCTGGGCGTTGCACAAAGCTTTGGAGCGACCATTTCCGCCCAGGGCTTCCAGCTCGCCGGGCATCTGGTGTTCCTGGGCGTTCTGGGTGCCCGGCTCTATCTCGCGCATAGCCGCAATCTTGGTGGCTGGCGGAGCCTATTGAAGATGCCTGCGTCGCCATTGAAACCTGCAACCAGTGAGGGCCGGTCATGA
- a CDS encoding ABC transporter ATP-binding protein, protein MSVLTVERLVAGHGLLTAVREVSFDLAAGQVLGVIGANGAGKTTLFRTIAGVHRAEAGRIMLEGLDVTEHAPSRRVAGGIAMVPEGRRLFADMTVKDNLLVAGENGRRGSWTLDGVVDALPFLKSLLHVPAGGLSGGQRQAVAIGRALMSNPRVLLLDEVSLGLSPVAIEGLYEQLAGLKAKGDTAMIVVEQDLDRAMAFADRVICMLEGRVALEGVPGALGKQAVTQAYFGLTQKETIHA, encoded by the coding sequence ATGAGCGTGCTGACCGTGGAGCGGCTCGTGGCCGGGCATGGATTGCTGACTGCAGTGAGGGAGGTGTCTTTCGACCTTGCTGCCGGTCAAGTACTCGGGGTCATCGGGGCCAATGGCGCTGGCAAAACCACATTGTTCCGGACGATCGCCGGAGTTCACCGGGCGGAGGCGGGCAGGATTATGCTCGAGGGGCTGGACGTGACCGAGCACGCCCCGTCCCGGCGGGTCGCCGGCGGCATTGCAATGGTGCCCGAGGGGCGCCGCCTGTTCGCGGACATGACAGTGAAGGACAATCTCCTGGTAGCGGGAGAAAACGGGCGCCGGGGCAGTTGGACGCTCGATGGCGTGGTGGATGCGCTGCCTTTCCTCAAGTCCCTGCTCCATGTGCCGGCCGGGGGGCTTTCCGGCGGGCAGCGGCAAGCGGTCGCCATCGGCCGGGCACTGATGAGCAATCCGCGCGTACTGCTGCTCGATGAGGTCTCATTGGGCCTTTCGCCAGTCGCCATTGAAGGGCTCTACGAACAATTGGCCGGGCTCAAGGCCAAGGGCGATACGGCAATGATCGTGGTGGAACAGGATCTCGACCGGGCCATGGCCTTTGCCGACCGCGTCATCTGTATGCTCGAGGGCCGCGTCGCGCTCGAGGGGGTGCCTGGGGCTCTAGGCAAACAGGCCGTTACCCAGGCCTATTTCGGGCTCACCCAGAAAGAGACCATCCATGCTTGA
- a CDS encoding ABC transporter ATP-binding protein: MGADPTTAQPMLACSGIDKSFGAFKVLKSVDLVVAPGEAVGIVGPNGAGKTTLFGVLAGALRASAGTVRFAGAELTGTGAAARCRSGIARTHQVPRPFLGLSVYQNALVAAQFGAGLSGRAAEDRVAEALERCALLHHANRPAAALGLLDRKRLELARALATGPRVILLDEIGGGLTEAELNVLVALVGQLRADGVTIVWIEHILHALVRVIDRLVCMSAGEVIAEGHPDAVMADAEVRRAYLGGGGA, from the coding sequence ATGGGCGCTGATCCGACGACTGCCCAGCCCATGCTCGCCTGCTCGGGCATCGACAAAAGCTTCGGCGCCTTCAAGGTGCTGAAGTCGGTCGATCTTGTGGTGGCCCCAGGCGAGGCGGTGGGCATTGTCGGTCCAAATGGCGCCGGCAAAACCACATTGTTCGGTGTTCTGGCCGGCGCGCTCCGCGCGTCGGCCGGCACCGTCCGGTTTGCCGGTGCCGAGCTGACCGGCACGGGTGCTGCGGCTAGGTGTCGGTCGGGTATCGCCCGCACGCATCAAGTGCCCAGGCCCTTTCTGGGGCTTTCTGTTTATCAAAACGCCCTGGTGGCCGCGCAATTCGGGGCTGGCCTTTCCGGGCGTGCCGCCGAAGACAGGGTCGCCGAGGCGCTGGAGCGATGCGCCTTGCTGCACCACGCCAATCGGCCGGCCGCAGCCTTGGGATTGCTGGATCGCAAGCGCCTGGAACTGGCCCGAGCGCTGGCAACCGGGCCTCGCGTCATCCTGCTTGACGAGATTGGCGGCGGACTGACCGAAGCCGAGCTCAATGTGCTGGTGGCCCTGGTCGGCCAGCTCAGGGCCGATGGCGTCACCATCGTGTGGATCGAGCACATTCTGCATGCGCTTGTCCGGGTGATCGATCGCCTGGTCTGCATGAGCGCGGGCGAGGTCATTGCCGAAGGACATCCGGATGCCGTGATGGCCGATGCGGAAGTGCGGCGGGCCTATCTTGGGGGAGGCGGGGCATGA
- a CDS encoding ABC transporter substrate-binding protein gives MSIQKTFSGHGVTRRHFIKSAAAIAGGAAAALAMPAGVRSAFAQGDEVVRVGFVGPRSGPLGVFGEGDAFLVEQFNRHMADGVQVSDKRFGIQLILADTQSDPVRASQVAKDLINGEAVDLMLASSTPETVNPVADACEAAGVPCLSTTAPWESFYFGRGAKPGEPSPFKWTYHFCFGVGNFATLYADQWSKVETNKKVGVLLPNDADGNAIRGLLLPELEKAGFTMVDAGPYENGTADFSTQINLFRDEGCEIFNTFPFPPDFPVFWRQAAQKGLAQQIKICQLAKAGLFPAELESMGSLGYGLHAGAYWHKLFPFTSPATGMSSRVIAEGYEVSVGKQWNQQVGANASLLDAAVAALASSGNPKDKSMLAQALAGLKAETAVGPIDFTSGPVPNCATTGLVGVQWIKAAEGPWEYDLNIVSNAGHPFVPTTADMTAYRVQG, from the coding sequence CGGCGTCCGCTCGGCCTTTGCGCAGGGAGACGAGGTTGTCCGCGTGGGTTTTGTCGGTCCGCGCTCCGGTCCGCTGGGCGTCTTCGGCGAAGGCGATGCATTCCTCGTCGAACAGTTCAACCGCCATATGGCCGATGGTGTTCAAGTCAGCGACAAGCGTTTTGGCATTCAGCTCATCTTGGCCGACACCCAGTCCGATCCAGTGCGCGCCAGCCAGGTCGCCAAGGATTTGATCAATGGCGAGGCCGTGGATCTGATGCTGGCCTCTTCGACGCCGGAAACGGTCAATCCCGTGGCCGATGCCTGCGAGGCGGCCGGCGTGCCCTGCCTCAGCACAACCGCACCCTGGGAGTCCTTCTATTTCGGCCGCGGTGCCAAGCCGGGCGAGCCATCGCCGTTCAAGTGGACCTACCACTTCTGCTTCGGGGTGGGCAATTTCGCCACTCTTTATGCCGATCAGTGGAGCAAGGTGGAAACCAACAAGAAGGTGGGTGTGCTCTTGCCCAACGATGCCGATGGCAATGCCATTCGGGGTCTATTGCTGCCGGAACTGGAAAAGGCCGGTTTTACCATGGTCGATGCCGGCCCCTATGAAAACGGCACGGCCGACTTCTCCACCCAGATCAATCTCTTCCGCGACGAAGGCTGCGAGATTTTCAACACCTTCCCCTTCCCGCCGGATTTCCCGGTGTTCTGGCGTCAGGCGGCGCAGAAGGGGCTCGCCCAGCAGATCAAGATCTGTCAGCTCGCCAAGGCTGGGTTGTTTCCGGCCGAACTGGAATCGATGGGCTCGCTTGGCTATGGGCTGCATGCCGGCGCCTATTGGCACAAGCTCTTCCCCTTCACCTCGCCGGCCACCGGAATGAGCAGCCGCGTCATCGCCGAAGGTTACGAGGTGAGCGTGGGCAAGCAGTGGAACCAGCAGGTGGGCGCCAATGCCTCGCTGCTCGATGCCGCTGTGGCCGCGCTCGCCAGTTCGGGTAATCCCAAGGACAAATCGATGCTGGCGCAAGCGCTGGCGGGGCTCAAGGCAGAAACAGCGGTGGGCCCGATCGACTTCACCAGCGGCCCGGTGCCCAATTGCGCCACCACGGGCCTGGTGGGCGTCCAATGGATCAAGGCTGCCGAAGGGCCCTGGGAATACGATCTCAACATCGTCTCCAATGCCGGTCATCCTTTCGTGCCGACCACCGCCGACATGACAGCCTACAGGGTGCAAGGCTGA